A window from Chitinophaga filiformis encodes these proteins:
- a CDS encoding phosphodiester glycosidase family protein, which yields MKRTILSLILVLLTAIAVAIIHKHAIDDDMVSYTVDPAVQDLRFYWKDENGQPLGSIQRLKDLVSKEHRKLVFAMNGGMFKPDQSPVGLFIMQHVMETPLDTSSGNGNFYLKPNGVLYITKDGKAGISVTPAFKYSKQIKFATQSGPMLLIDGDIHPAFKKGSANVNVRNGVGLLPDGKLVFAMSKSGINFYDFADYFKRLGCKQALYLDGFVSRTYLPAQHWVQADGNFGVIIGVTESE from the coding sequence ATGAAAAGAACCATTTTATCCCTGATATTGGTTTTGTTAACAGCCATTGCTGTTGCCATTATACATAAGCATGCCATTGACGATGACATGGTAAGTTATACGGTGGATCCGGCAGTACAGGACCTCCGCTTTTACTGGAAAGACGAAAACGGGCAGCCGCTGGGCAGTATTCAGCGCCTGAAAGATCTTGTTTCGAAAGAACATCGCAAGCTGGTATTTGCCATGAATGGTGGTATGTTTAAGCCTGACCAGTCGCCGGTAGGGCTTTTTATTATGCAGCACGTTATGGAGACTCCGCTGGATACCAGCTCAGGGAACGGGAATTTTTATCTGAAGCCCAATGGTGTGTTATATATTACGAAAGACGGCAAAGCTGGCATATCCGTCACTCCTGCATTTAAATATAGTAAACAGATAAAGTTTGCCACGCAGTCAGGGCCAATGCTGCTCATTGATGGGGATATCCATCCTGCTTTTAAAAAGGGCTCTGCTAATGTAAATGTCCGAAATGGCGTTGGCTTACTGCCTGACGGCAAACTTGTCTTTGCGATGTCTAAGTCGGGCATCAACTTCTATGATTTTGCGGATTACTTTAAGCGCCTTGGCTGTAAGCAGGCTTTATACCTGGATGGTTTTGTATCAAGGACGTATCTTCCTGCGCAGCACTGGGTACAGGCAGATGGCAATTTTGGCGTGATCATCGGGGTGACTGAATCTGAATAA
- a CDS encoding tetratricopeptide repeat protein, with the protein MKSDAPLLNKLEQNRKFLLGYHLAFETDTQRKNWRQIVLLWFSAASAGHLRAQFYLGTCYDYGRGVEKNPAIAYKWYLKAALKGHMESQYNVGFFYREGEVVKQNDRKAVYWYKLAAAQGDTEAERDLGYCYFYGYGVKKDEQKAVFWYKKAAAKDDPKALYNLGLCYKHGDGVNRSQRWAKYYFERAARLGNSAASMQLREITITGQFS; encoded by the coding sequence ATGAAAAGCGATGCACCACTCCTCAACAAGCTGGAACAGAATAGAAAATTCCTGTTAGGATATCATCTGGCTTTTGAAACGGACACGCAGAGAAAGAACTGGCGACAAATTGTGCTGCTATGGTTTTCCGCCGCTTCGGCAGGGCACCTCAGAGCGCAGTTCTACCTTGGCACCTGCTATGATTATGGTCGTGGTGTTGAGAAAAATCCTGCTATTGCCTACAAATGGTATTTAAAGGCCGCCCTGAAAGGCCATATGGAATCGCAGTATAATGTCGGTTTCTTTTACCGCGAAGGCGAAGTAGTGAAACAAAACGACAGGAAAGCCGTGTACTGGTACAAACTGGCGGCTGCCCAGGGCGACACTGAAGCTGAAAGAGACCTGGGATACTGTTACTTCTATGGTTATGGCGTAAAGAAAGACGAGCAGAAAGCAGTCTTCTGGTATAAGAAAGCCGCGGCCAAAGACGATCCCAAAGCCCTCTACAACCTGGGGCTGTGTTATAAGCACGGCGATGGCGTTAACAGATCCCAACGCTGGGCGAAATATTATTTCGAGCGCGCAGCCAGGCTGGGAAACAGTGCTGCCTCCATGCAACTGCGGGAAATCACGATCACCGGCCAATTCTCCTGA
- a CDS encoding SDR family NAD(P)-dependent oxidoreductase: MAKTIFITGASRGFGKLWAEAFLKRGDKVVATARNLDTLNDLVKQYGNNILALELDVNSREASFAAVAKAKAHFGRIDVLINNAGYGLFGAVEETSEQEARAQMETNFFGLLWLSQAVLPVMREQKSGHIIQVSSVLGLVTLPVLGLYNASKFAVEGLSETLATEVKQFGINVTLVEPNGYSTDWSGASAFQTQALELYSPLKQAFSEGATPDTWGKPEATVDAILKVVDSPNPPLRVLFGKVAYNFVKDVYAQRLASIEEWKDVSITAHGH; the protein is encoded by the coding sequence ATGGCAAAGACAATTTTTATAACAGGCGCGTCCCGCGGATTTGGTAAGTTATGGGCAGAAGCATTTCTGAAAAGAGGAGATAAAGTAGTTGCTACGGCAAGGAACCTGGACACATTAAATGACCTGGTAAAGCAATACGGCAATAATATCCTGGCCCTGGAACTGGATGTAAACAGCAGGGAAGCGAGTTTTGCAGCGGTAGCAAAGGCAAAAGCACATTTTGGCAGGATCGACGTACTGATCAACAATGCCGGTTACGGTCTGTTTGGCGCGGTGGAAGAAACCAGCGAACAGGAAGCAAGAGCGCAGATGGAAACAAACTTCTTTGGCCTGCTCTGGCTTAGCCAGGCAGTACTGCCGGTGATGAGGGAACAGAAAAGTGGTCATATAATCCAGGTATCCAGCGTTCTGGGACTGGTAACATTGCCGGTACTTGGTTTGTACAATGCATCCAAATTTGCAGTAGAAGGACTGAGCGAAACACTGGCCACAGAGGTAAAGCAATTCGGTATCAATGTGACCCTGGTTGAACCAAATGGCTATTCGACAGACTGGTCCGGCGCCTCCGCTTTCCAGACCCAGGCACTGGAATTATATAGTCCGCTGAAACAGGCTTTCTCAGAAGGCGCTACTCCCGATACCTGGGGTAAGCCGGAAGCAACCGTAGATGCCATCCTGAAAGTCGTAGACAGTCCAAATCCGCCACTGCGCGTGTTGTTCGGTAAAGTGGCGTACAATTTTGTAAAGGATGTATATGCACAACGCCTGGCCAGCATAGAGGAGTGGAAAGATGTTTCCATAACCGCCCATGGTCATTAA
- a CDS encoding AAA family ATPase, producing MRKGFVFGKFMPFHKGHEAMIRFALSHCDIVSVLVCCSNRETLPAAVRESWVAATFRDEPRVQVLVYRYDEHLLPNTSETSAAVSAVWAKQFKQLFPDHHIVVTSEPYGELVADYMGITHIPFDMQKSRYPVSATKIRANLPASWAYLPDSVRASLITKVVLLGTESTGKTTLTGRLAAHFNCSAVMEAGRDIVADSNDFGIDDLYLIAEEHARRIDRQVTGESPLLIIDTDIHITLSYGEHAFGTVLDIAPSIFERNRADLYLYLNNDAPYIQDGTRLGEEERNLLDQSHRRVLQRYGIRIEEVKGNWEERFEQAVILVEQLMQRRLDAWSAFSGRLQQV from the coding sequence ATGCGTAAAGGCTTTGTTTTCGGAAAATTTATGCCCTTTCACAAGGGGCATGAGGCAATGATCAGGTTTGCCCTGTCTCATTGCGACATCGTGTCTGTACTGGTTTGTTGCAGTAACCGCGAAACATTGCCTGCCGCCGTACGTGAATCGTGGGTAGCAGCTACTTTCCGGGATGAGCCCCGGGTACAGGTGCTGGTATACCGATATGACGAACATTTGTTACCGAATACTTCTGAAACATCTGCAGCTGTGTCTGCCGTCTGGGCAAAGCAGTTTAAGCAGCTTTTCCCTGATCACCATATCGTCGTTACTTCAGAGCCTTATGGAGAACTGGTAGCGGATTATATGGGCATCACACATATCCCCTTTGATATGCAGAAAAGCCGGTACCCGGTGTCTGCAACGAAAATAAGGGCGAACCTGCCCGCCAGCTGGGCTTACCTGCCTGATAGTGTAAGGGCATCCCTGATCACTAAAGTCGTTTTACTCGGCACGGAGTCGACCGGAAAGACCACACTCACCGGCCGGCTGGCGGCCCACTTTAACTGCAGCGCTGTAATGGAGGCCGGCAGGGATATCGTAGCTGACTCCAATGATTTCGGGATCGACGATCTGTACCTGATAGCCGAAGAACATGCCAGGCGCATTGACAGGCAGGTTACGGGAGAGAGCCCATTACTGATCATCGACACCGATATTCATATCACCCTGTCTTATGGCGAACATGCCTTTGGGACAGTGCTGGACATTGCGCCGTCCATCTTTGAGCGCAATAGGGCCGACCTGTATCTTTATCTGAACAATGACGCGCCATATATACAAGACGGAACCCGGCTGGGCGAGGAAGAGCGGAATCTGCTCGACCAGTCGCACCGCCGCGTGTTACAGCGCTATGGTATTCGCATTGAAGAGGTCAAAGGTAACTGGGAGGAACGTTTTGAACAGGCCGTGATATTGGTAGAACAATTGATGCAGCGCAGGCTGGATGCCTGGAGCGCTTTTAGCGGAAGGTTGCAGCAGGTGTGA
- a CDS encoding TonB-dependent receptor — translation MPVFSHVSAISVSALLLPLLANAQDTLPNGKDSSQHLKEIIVTYQAGKATPVTYQNFNMKVLDEKNTGQEPSFLLSETPSITVYSDAGNMQGYSYYRLRGMDQTRINTTLDGMPLNEPEDQGAYFSNYPDILNSVSRLQVQRGVGTSKNGAASYAGSVQLFSPEAGNTASTNLGIGYGSYNSFRIFAEHQSAIKNRKSLYVRASQVYTDGYKYHSSNNSQSVFVSGGLYYDKSTWKLNVVAGHQQNGMAWLAVADSLIAKDRRSNANTRDEKDRFFQGLVQLQNVWQPRSHVTLSSSLYYTYLKGGYDFDLNNYLGLASEGNLFTYHFRSHFGGFFSNYTLTYDRFKWTSGIHGNLYTRQHKGTDNWLGELYKNDGYKNEISAFSKIEYSLHRFTLYADLQYRYTTFDYKGSVTFDRMNWHFLNPKAGVSFAVNDHASIYYSAGRTGREPTRNDIFGGNDDLTADSSGKAIIYNRDAESVVDHELGLRFQQRHFTLQLNGYYMNFKNEIVLNGQTGPNGLLLTNKVKSSYRTGIELYAACQLHAFTFTNNSSFNHSRIKEQATSFSPILTPALIINQEVAYSHQRLGLAVSGRYQQRAYIDFANEATVKEYVLLNARAQYTLGGCTLSVFVNNISGARYYNNGAVAADGTRMYFVQAPRNMYVAFKYSF, via the coding sequence ATGCCCGTTTTCAGTCATGTGAGCGCTATTTCCGTCTCCGCCCTGTTATTGCCTTTGTTAGCCAATGCCCAGGATACTTTACCGAACGGAAAAGACAGCAGCCAGCATTTAAAGGAGATCATCGTTACCTATCAGGCCGGTAAAGCTACCCCGGTAACCTATCAGAACTTCAATATGAAAGTACTGGATGAGAAGAATACCGGCCAGGAACCATCCTTTCTTTTATCAGAAACACCTTCCATTACAGTATATTCTGATGCCGGTAACATGCAGGGCTACTCGTATTACCGCCTGAGGGGCATGGACCAGACACGGATCAACACCACCCTGGATGGGATGCCGCTGAACGAGCCGGAAGACCAGGGAGCCTATTTTTCCAACTACCCGGATATCCTGAATTCTGTGAGCCGCCTGCAGGTACAGCGGGGAGTAGGTACATCCAAGAACGGGGCTGCCAGTTATGCCGGCAGTGTGCAACTCTTCTCTCCCGAAGCAGGGAATACCGCCAGTACCAACCTGGGTATAGGATATGGCTCCTACAATAGCTTCAGGATATTCGCAGAGCACCAGAGCGCCATAAAGAACAGGAAGTCATTGTATGTACGCGCTTCGCAGGTATACACAGATGGCTATAAATATCATTCATCCAACAACTCGCAGTCGGTGTTTGTGAGCGGCGGACTGTATTATGATAAAAGCACCTGGAAGCTCAACGTAGTGGCCGGGCATCAGCAGAATGGTATGGCCTGGCTGGCAGTGGCAGATTCGCTGATCGCCAAAGACAGAAGGTCCAACGCGAATACAAGGGATGAAAAAGACCGCTTCTTCCAGGGACTGGTACAATTACAGAACGTGTGGCAACCCCGCAGTCATGTAACGCTTAGTTCCAGCCTCTATTATACTTACCTGAAAGGCGGTTATGATTTTGACCTGAACAATTACCTGGGGCTTGCCTCTGAAGGGAACCTGTTCACCTATCATTTCCGTTCACATTTCGGAGGATTCTTCAGCAATTATACGCTGACCTACGACCGTTTCAAATGGACCAGCGGCATACACGGCAACCTGTATACCCGTCAGCATAAGGGCACTGACAACTGGCTGGGGGAGTTGTATAAAAATGACGGTTATAAAAATGAGATCAGTGCATTCAGTAAGATAGAATATTCGCTGCACCGTTTTACATTGTATGCGGACCTGCAATACCGGTATACCACTTTCGATTATAAAGGCAGTGTGACCTTTGACAGAATGAACTGGCATTTCCTGAACCCCAAGGCCGGTGTGAGCTTTGCTGTGAATGATCATGCCAGTATTTATTATAGTGCGGGAAGGACCGGCCGGGAACCGACGCGCAACGACATCTTTGGCGGCAATGACGACCTGACGGCAGACAGCAGCGGTAAGGCAATTATCTATAACCGTGACGCAGAGTCGGTCGTAGATCATGAACTGGGCCTACGTTTTCAGCAGCGCCATTTTACCCTGCAGCTGAATGGCTATTATATGAATTTTAAGAATGAAATAGTGTTGAATGGACAGACAGGCCCGAACGGGCTGCTCCTGACCAATAAGGTGAAAAGCAGTTACCGCACAGGTATTGAACTGTATGCCGCCTGTCAGTTGCATGCTTTTACTTTTACCAACAACTCTTCATTCAATCATAGCCGCATTAAGGAACAGGCAACGTCCTTCAGTCCTATACTGACGCCTGCCCTGATCATCAACCAGGAAGTGGCTTATAGCCACCAGCGTCTGGGGCTGGCCGTATCAGGCAGGTATCAGCAGCGTGCATATATCGATTTTGCAAACGAAGCGACGGTGAAGGAATATGTGTTGCTGAATGCGAGAGCGCAGTATACTCTGGGCGGATGCACGCTTTCAGTGTTCGTTAACAATATTTCCGGCGCCCGGTATTATAATAACGGCGCTGTAGCGGCGGATGGTACTCGCATGTATTTTGTACAGGCGCCGCGGAATATGTATGTTGCATTCAAATACAGCTTCTGA
- a CDS encoding glycoside hydrolase family 27 protein — protein MKNTILIIAFVLSGCTAFAQQKSDFHTWAATPPMGWNSWDCYGPTVTETEVKANADYMSRYLKKYGWEYIVVDIRWYVANDKSHGYNENNPDYNIDAYGRFIPSVNRFPSAAGGKGFKPLADYLHSKGLKFGIHIMRGVPVIAVKQGLPIKGSKATARDIYTEKDQCKWLHDMYTIVPGKEGAQEYYNSIFELYASWGLDFVKVDDLSAPIYFAEEIEMIRKAIARTGRKIVLSTSPGETPVAQGAHVQQHANMWRTVNDFWDNWKPLNEHFEVFERWNQWRAPGAWPDGDMLPLGRIGIRAEVGNPRMTAFTHDEQYTLMTLWSIFRSPLMFGGNLPDNDPFTLSLITNKNVLSVLNKSKNNKPVLTDATRAIWTAEPTDKAGKYLAVFNRTEQKMAITVELSSYGFQSPVTITDLWTGKVLGQFTGTFAPDINAHGTGLYLVSGK, from the coding sequence ATGAAAAACACGATACTGATCATTGCCTTTGTTCTTTCAGGTTGTACTGCATTTGCACAACAAAAGAGCGATTTCCACACCTGGGCAGCCACGCCTCCGATGGGATGGAACAGCTGGGATTGTTATGGCCCTACTGTTACTGAGACCGAAGTAAAAGCCAATGCCGACTACATGTCGCGTTACCTGAAAAAATACGGATGGGAATACATTGTTGTAGACATCCGCTGGTATGTGGCCAACGACAAATCCCACGGTTATAATGAAAATAATCCCGACTACAATATAGACGCATACGGCCGCTTCATACCATCTGTCAATCGCTTTCCTTCCGCTGCAGGCGGTAAAGGCTTTAAGCCGCTGGCCGATTATCTGCATAGCAAGGGACTGAAATTCGGTATCCATATTATGCGGGGTGTGCCGGTGATCGCTGTAAAACAGGGACTGCCCATTAAAGGAAGTAAAGCCACTGCCAGAGATATTTATACCGAAAAGGACCAGTGCAAATGGCTGCATGATATGTATACCATTGTTCCCGGTAAAGAGGGTGCACAGGAATACTACAACTCTATCTTCGAGCTATATGCCTCCTGGGGACTTGATTTCGTAAAAGTGGATGACCTGTCTGCCCCTATTTACTTCGCGGAGGAAATAGAAATGATCCGGAAAGCCATTGCGCGTACCGGCCGTAAGATCGTGCTAAGCACCTCTCCCGGAGAAACGCCGGTTGCACAGGGGGCGCATGTACAGCAACATGCGAATATGTGGCGTACCGTGAATGATTTCTGGGATAACTGGAAGCCATTGAACGAGCATTTCGAAGTATTTGAGCGCTGGAATCAATGGCGTGCGCCAGGTGCATGGCCCGATGGAGATATGTTGCCGCTGGGACGTATCGGCATCCGCGCAGAAGTAGGAAATCCGCGTATGACTGCTTTCACACACGATGAACAGTACACCCTGATGACACTCTGGTCTATTTTCAGATCGCCGCTGATGTTTGGCGGGAACCTGCCCGATAATGATCCTTTCACACTTTCCCTGATAACGAACAAAAACGTATTGTCTGTCCTGAACAAGAGTAAGAACAATAAGCCCGTTCTTACTGACGCCACCAGGGCAATCTGGACAGCAGAACCGACCGACAAAGCAGGTAAATACCTGGCTGTGTTCAACAGAACAGAGCAGAAAATGGCCATTACAGTTGAGCTCTCATCTTATGGCTTCCAGTCTCCGGTTACCATTACAGATCTCTGGACGGGTAAAGTACTGGGCCAATTCACCGGCACTTTTGCGCCGGATATCAATGCCCATGGAACGGGATTGTATCTCGTTTCGGGTAAATAG
- the pnuC gene encoding nicotinamide riboside transporter PnuC, with product MNFFDVTNIAIRVLGYPISYIELIGTLFGLISVYYASKANVLTWPTGIVNEVALFGLFFQIQLYADMLLQVFFLVVTVFGWYNWHNKTEEVPISRMWPRMVAVYGITLLAGTLLTGFIIQQFHRWMPAYFPLPATYPFADSFVMVASMLATFLLAKKRIETWILWIVVDVVSVVLYLIKGVYFLSLEYLVFLGLATYGLLQWRKKMTYA from the coding sequence ATGAATTTCTTTGATGTTACCAATATCGCGATCCGTGTACTGGGTTACCCCATCAGTTATATTGAACTGATAGGGACCCTGTTTGGATTGATCTCTGTATACTATGCATCAAAAGCTAATGTACTTACCTGGCCTACCGGTATCGTGAATGAAGTGGCTTTGTTTGGCCTGTTCTTCCAGATACAGTTGTATGCCGATATGCTGCTGCAGGTTTTCTTCCTGGTGGTAACTGTCTTTGGCTGGTATAACTGGCATAATAAGACGGAAGAAGTACCCATCAGCCGTATGTGGCCCCGGATGGTGGCTGTATACGGCATCACATTGCTGGCGGGTACCCTCCTGACAGGCTTCATTATTCAGCAGTTCCATCGCTGGATGCCTGCTTATTTTCCATTACCTGCTACCTATCCTTTTGCAGATTCCTTTGTAATGGTGGCAAGCATGCTGGCTACATTCCTGCTGGCAAAGAAACGGATAGAGACCTGGATACTATGGATCGTAGTGGATGTGGTGAGTGTTGTATTATATCTTATAAAAGGGGTTTACTTTTTATCACTGGAATACCTGGTGTTCTTAGGACTGGCCACCTACGGACTATTACAATGGCGGAAAAAAATGACGTATGCGTAA
- a CDS encoding helix-turn-helix domain-containing protein, giving the protein MKHYSNLTDLHRENGFALPENPLMSLARCDRSCTIGDRAFTTNFYMIGFKKLKAGVFKYGRTQYDHQNGSMSFVGPRQVIQMTGLEFEEDGFLIFVHEDFINGHVLHADIKKYSFFDYEVNEALHLSPKEEEIIWDLYKKIEIEYYNNQDEYSRNIILAHVGSILQYAQRFYKRQFIHRTEVSGKTVSKFNGILEEYFNKGLLQDKGLPSVNYMADQLHLSPRYLSDLLKQETGKTAIELIHISLISEAKNLLKSADQTVAEIAYNLGFENPPYFSRLFKKEVGLSPNQFKRQAASM; this is encoded by the coding sequence ATGAAACATTACAGCAACCTGACCGACCTGCACCGTGAGAATGGGTTTGCCCTCCCGGAAAATCCGTTAATGAGCCTGGCGCGCTGCGACAGGTCCTGCACCATTGGTGACCGGGCATTCACGACTAATTTCTATATGATCGGTTTTAAAAAACTGAAGGCGGGTGTTTTTAAGTACGGAAGAACGCAGTATGATCATCAGAATGGTTCTATGTCATTTGTGGGACCAAGGCAGGTTATACAAATGACGGGACTTGAATTTGAAGAGGACGGGTTCCTCATCTTCGTTCATGAAGATTTCATCAATGGTCATGTGCTGCATGCAGACATCAAAAAATATAGTTTTTTTGACTATGAGGTGAATGAGGCATTGCACCTTTCGCCTAAAGAGGAAGAGATCATCTGGGACCTCTATAAGAAGATTGAAATAGAATATTACAATAACCAGGACGAATACAGCCGGAATATCATACTGGCGCATGTCGGCTCCATCCTGCAATACGCGCAGCGCTTTTACAAACGGCAGTTCATTCATCGTACAGAAGTATCCGGAAAGACGGTTTCTAAATTCAATGGTATATTGGAGGAATACTTCAATAAAGGGCTCCTGCAGGATAAAGGCCTGCCTTCTGTCAATTACATGGCCGACCAGTTACATCTCTCTCCCCGTTATCTGAGTGACCTGCTGAAACAGGAAACAGGCAAAACTGCCATAGAACTGATCCATATTTCTCTTATCTCAGAGGCAAAGAACCTGCTGAAATCAGCTGACCAGACGGTGGCAGAAATTGCCTATAACCTGGGATTCGAAAATCCTCCTTATTTCTCCCGCCTGTTTAAGAAAGAAGTGGGCCTCAGCCCCAACCAGTTCAAACGGCAGGCAGCCAGCATGTAG
- a CDS encoding glycoside hydrolase family 9 protein encodes MRSFNMLVLFLFLLCPGIAAAQSTKLITNHVGYEFSKSKRAIIMAETKIAVGNFELVDAATGRKVYTGKPVYSGPVSKWKNWLFWTIDFSDYKTPGTYFLRTTAGGQPLQSYPFTVGKNVLEQATISDVIYYFKGQRSSGLLDQADHHLLLSGQTTDTIDAHGGWYDATGDYGKHLSHLSFSSYFNPQQVSLTVWSLLKTYDLLKRKPGTDYRQYIRRVLDEAMYGADYLVRLKAPGGSFYRSVSAPGPGKLAKDRTIRAEDKGYRIKQSKDQSFGAGLATATSNWRSYQSSYRSGAGLSIAALAIASTYDTAGEFTNKDYLKAAEDAFAFLEKENALMTNDGKENIVDDYCALSAATELYKATKKPLYLEAANKRANRLINRLISKGKYNYFRADEKDRPFFHPSDAGLPIVSLLHYYPLASTGVQASLKTTIRKYMQYELAVTAEVNNPFGYSRQYTEDTAGIRKTAFFFPHGSEASPWWQGENARLGSVATAARMAAQLFKDDKPFHDSLENFALNQLNWILGLNPYDACMLQGTGHNNPAYGFFGTFEYTNAPGGIVNGITSGLENEDDIDFNLSYAVTKKDYDWRWAEQWLPHAAWYLLAVAVNE; translated from the coding sequence ATGAGATCTTTCAACATGCTTGTACTGTTTCTATTCCTGTTGTGCCCCGGAATAGCAGCAGCCCAGTCCACAAAGCTGATCACGAACCACGTAGGGTACGAGTTCAGCAAATCCAAACGTGCCATCATCATGGCGGAAACCAAAATCGCCGTAGGAAATTTTGAACTGGTGGATGCAGCAACTGGGCGGAAAGTGTACACAGGAAAACCCGTTTACAGTGGTCCGGTCAGTAAATGGAAGAACTGGCTGTTCTGGACCATCGACTTCAGTGATTATAAAACGCCAGGCACTTATTTCTTAAGAACAACAGCCGGCGGACAGCCCCTTCAGTCCTATCCCTTCACCGTTGGTAAAAATGTGCTGGAACAGGCCACTATTTCCGATGTGATCTATTATTTCAAAGGGCAGCGAAGTTCCGGCCTGCTGGACCAGGCAGACCATCACCTGCTCTTGTCAGGACAAACAACCGATACCATCGATGCGCATGGCGGCTGGTATGATGCCACGGGCGACTATGGCAAACATCTCTCCCACCTTTCCTTTTCCAGTTACTTTAATCCGCAGCAGGTATCGCTCACCGTATGGAGCCTACTGAAAACTTATGATCTGCTGAAAAGGAAACCGGGTACCGACTACCGGCAGTACATCCGGCGGGTGCTGGATGAAGCGATGTATGGTGCAGACTATCTCGTACGACTAAAGGCGCCGGGCGGCTCTTTCTACCGCTCCGTATCGGCGCCTGGTCCCGGTAAACTGGCCAAAGACCGCACGATCAGGGCGGAAGACAAAGGCTACAGGATCAAACAATCCAAAGATCAGTCCTTTGGTGCAGGCCTTGCAACAGCAACCAGCAACTGGCGCAGCTACCAGTCCAGTTACCGCTCCGGCGCCGGTCTTTCCATCGCAGCTTTGGCAATCGCCTCCACTTACGATACTGCGGGTGAGTTCACCAACAAGGATTACCTGAAAGCAGCGGAAGACGCCTTCGCCTTCCTGGAAAAAGAGAATGCACTGATGACCAACGATGGTAAAGAGAATATTGTAGATGATTATTGCGCCCTTAGCGCCGCAACAGAGCTCTATAAAGCCACGAAGAAGCCCTTATACCTCGAGGCGGCTAACAAGCGCGCAAATCGCCTTATAAACAGGTTGATCAGCAAGGGTAAATACAACTATTTCAGGGCCGATGAAAAAGACAGGCCCTTCTTCCATCCTTCTGACGCCGGACTGCCCATCGTGAGCCTCCTGCATTACTACCCGCTGGCCAGCACCGGCGTGCAGGCATCACTGAAAACGACTATCCGGAAATACATGCAATATGAACTGGCGGTGACAGCTGAAGTGAACAATCCATTCGGATACAGCCGGCAATATACCGAAGACACGGCCGGCATCAGGAAAACAGCCTTCTTCTTCCCACACGGCAGTGAGGCTTCTCCCTGGTGGCAGGGCGAAAACGCCAGACTTGGTTCCGTTGCCACCGCCGCCAGGATGGCCGCGCAGCTCTTTAAAGACGACAAGCCATTCCATGACAGCCTGGAGAACTTCGCACTGAACCAACTGAACTGGATACTGGGACTGAACCCCTATGATGCCTGTATGTTGCAGGGCACGGGGCATAATAACCCTGCCTATGGTTTCTTTGGCACTTTTGAATATACCAATGCACCGGGCGGCATTGTGAACGGGATCACTTCAGGACTGGAAAATGAAGATGATATTGACTTCAACCTGTCTTATGCTGTAACAAAGAAAGACTATGACTGGCGCTGGGCAGAACAATGGCTGCCACACGCGGCCTGGTACCTGCTGGCTGTTGCTGTCAATGAATAA